One Drosophila ananassae strain 14024-0371.13 chromosome XR, ASM1763931v2, whole genome shotgun sequence genomic window, CAGTTTAGTGACCCCGGGTTCAGGGAACCCTCTGCCTTCGATGGGCGCGTACATGCGGGACGGATTCCCAATTTGTAAGCCACACAAAAAACTGGgcaacatattaaatatttaagcgTCAAGCCATAAAAATGCCAATTTTCCAAATATATAAATGAACATTCGCCATTTTTTCTTTCGGGTATGGCTGGCATATGCCATACGGTTGGTTTTTTcctttaaacaaaaaagttataaCCAAATATATGCGTATATTTCATCCAAGCCATCCATTTCTTGCGTTTTGCAATTCAAATTATGCTTAGCGTCGTGAGTTTTCATGGAGTATGGGATATGGGAGTGCCTTCTGCATCTGATTCTGGACATTCCGGTCTGGCAGTTGGCAGACCAAGGATACTCGTCTACGCATTCCCATCACCATTGCCACTCTAAGCCAACTATACAAGTTCACTGAAAAAACGAACAAGGAGGAGCAAAAATGAAAGGAACTGGGATAGGAAACAATTGGTATCTGCTGTCAGGAGCACTTTGCATCCACTTTGCATATTCGCTTCTCGGCGTCTTGGCCAGCCCGACAGGACATCGACAGGATACCGACAGGACCGAGGCGCCCACAGAAGAAGTTGGCCCAATCGATACACGTCCAAAAGGCCGGTGCGATCAATATCCTCTCGAGGCGTCAATGTCTTTCAAAGGATTCGAATCAACGAAATACAAGGGCAAGTAGTCATTGCTTTTTTGCAAGCAGGCCTTGACAAGATGTTTCGTCTACCTTGTCATTACAATATCCTACCTCATTCCAGTTTACATCCCCTACTGATCACAACAAGAACAATTTTAACTGTGATAGattctgaaaataaaaatatatattttgaaaatgccGAAACCGGGCTATAAACTAAGGAAAGCGGAGAATACAGTCTACTTGAAGAACAAAGTTGAGGTCGTGGCCGTGGAGGAGAAGTATATTGATGTGCTGAAGATCAACATGGAGGACTTTTACAAGGTTGGCGAAAAAAAGGCAAATGGTGGCGGGTCGGAAGTAGATTCATACAAGGTTTTCAATAAGAAAGGCTCGTGGACTGCCAGTAAAGCACTCACACCGACTGCTGGAAACAATCAGAAGGACCTACCAAGCTCCTCGAATGTATTGCTTGACGAGGAAATAACAAAATTATCCTTGGATGTGCCAGCGGACAACTCTGAAAAGAAATCTTCTGAAGACTCTTCTGAAATCTCTCTTATTAAGTTCGACTCTGAGAAAGATGGAAGCCCAATCTCCCCTAGTCTAGTTGATTCGGAGAAGGATGCTGTCGTTTGCGACGATCCATCATCTTCAACCTCTTCTCTTTCAATACCCTCTGGATGTTTAAAATTACAGTCAGTTGGTTCCGAAAGCGAACTAATACTTAAGCCCAGTACATCAGATTCGTCCAGCAGCCAGACGACCTTGTCCAAACGGGACTGCATGCTGTTGGATAAGATCAGAACCTCGAAGATCAGGCTTGGAAAATCTCAATCAGAAGAAATATGTAAGACCAGTTCCATACGGATGGAGGAGGCTCCTCCAATAAAATCCTGGAGGGGGGTCTTTGGGGAACATCTGCTCGTGGACTCCTGTTTGGGCGGGCGGAAAATCTTTGGGGTCCGTAAAAATATGGAAGCCAAGAAAGTAAAATTGAATATGGACCAGTTACTACTGGCCCCCCGGGACCCCGATCTGAGCAGCGATTTCCATTCCGATACAAGCAGCCAAACTTCGGCGAAAACTACGAAGTCGAGTGAGCAAAAACTGGGGGAAAATCTCGATACAGACGATGAGTCCTTCAAAGAATTTTCCGATGAAGGGATACCGGAGCTCAGCCAGGACGAGGCGAGCGACGACGACGAAACGTTCTATGACGTGCTCGACCATCCAACCGACGATGAACTGGTTAGACAAGTGAATGGACTATGTGACCGCGTCACAAATCTATCTTACATCAGACTGGGAAGGATTTATTCGGAACGCAGACCTGACGGGTCGATGCCCAAGGAGGCTCGTGAGGAAGCAGTTGAGACCGTAAATCGCCTAATTGTTCTGACCGCTCTGCGGAGGAACTCTTCAAATATTTAATGTATTTTCGTAATGTTGTTGACTAGTGAACTTTCAAATTAAGTGTTAATTAAATGCTTGGAGGTGTCCAAGTTTAGTTTACCATAGACCCTCTTAAATAAGCGCGTAAATTCCAAGATTTTATTGAAGGAGGAGGACCTTTATATGTACTTTGGGATAATAGTCGGGGGTCCTTTGTGCAACTGTTTGCTTGCAGAAATTAGAAAACTCCGAGGGGAGCCGGCTGGTTTGCAAAATTTGCAGTTTGTGCTGCCTGGCGATGCATCGCCAGATAAAACCAACCGCCGAGGTAAACAAACCTCCAATTGCTTTTTGCAGTTTCCCCAAAAGCAGGCAAAAAGGTGGTAGCAGGAAGCAGGTGGTGGGATGGGTTGGAACGGGGAGGGCTGCCACCTCACTTTGGCGGCTCAAAGAAAACATTGGTATTTGTTTTTCAAGAGTACATCCATTTATGGCCACATCACATCCGCACATCTCACGCTCCATCGCCTCACCTCCTGTCAACAAAATAAGGACCGTACCCCCAAAGTTTCTGCCAACATTTGCCGAACATTTGGCAGGACTCCTGGCAGGATCAGACTACATAGTCTGAGTAGCCGTGCAAGTTTCGCAACGATGACTAGCcgaaaggcaaaaaaaaaaaaataataaaataaacaaagtttGGGAGCAAACATCTAAACATTCAAACAGCAACTTTGCTTAACGAATTCAATTTCATTAGCACAACAAGCATAATTAAATAGAACATGCTGGCCGGGAAGGAGCGCTTGCACTGGAAACAAAAACGTGTGGTACACTTATAAGAAATTCTATTAACTGTTGCTGATTGCGTGGACTTTAGATACAATTGCAGTTGTTTATCCTAACTATCTACTTTCTTTGCCAGTGCAGAAAATGGTTGTTGGTCCGGGAATCGCGTCCGACTTCCTCAGCTTCCACCAGCGACATCTGTGTCGGTTTGGGCCAGCTTCTAAGCGGCTTAAATGCCGAAAAAGACGCGGCCAAACGCCTTCGAAGGCAAATTGAAAACGAAAACGGAAAACTTTTGGCCATTGACAAACGCATTAAGAGTTAAATCGCCTCCTGACTTGTGTCTCCTGGCTCTCCCCCGTGTCCTGGCTGCTGCCTGCTGCCTCCAGTGTCCCGGACCATCCTTTACTTGTCAATGACTTTGGCTAATTACTTACCGCCTGCCAtccttttcactttttttcggGCATTCCTGAGTGGTCTCGATTCCCGCGAATTCATCGGATTAGAAAAGTTCCGGTTGAAAGGAAAGAAACGCAATGGCTGCCACGGGGAGGAAAGTGCCTGCCACAGTCTGGCAGCAGCTTGAAAATGCACCTGACACCCATGGAGATTACACAGTAAAGGGCTAAGAAATccattttgcattttgcattccGCCGTCTCCGGCTAAAAGCTTCATTTCCGCTCGCAGGTCAAAGGTAAACTCACTTTCGGTGCGTGGGAAGCCACGCGAATTTCCAAGTATCACACGCTGCACCCGAGGTCCTGGAGGTATGATGAGGCACCTTTTACGCCCACTTCATTTGCCGGCAAGGATTACACTGGAAAAAAGGGCATAGATGGGACATGGATTAATTGatatagttttaaaaatatttagagCTAAGCTTGTAAATAAAAGTGTATTCTATTTATGAAATATAAGTGCAACGGAACCAAGGACCTTCATCTGATTTAGTTCGTTTAACCACAAGGAAATAGCAATGTAAAAGTGTTATTTTTATACCTTCAAGACCTTGGTTTTCATTAATTCCTAGAACCATTTGAGAATTAAAGGGATACTTCAAATACTTCAAAAGCACAGATCTCGAGGCACACACGTGCCCTAATATCCTTTTTGGGAagtgtatatgtgtgtggtGTCGCTTTCTGTCGCCACTCCCCTTGCCGCCCACTCCACTGGCACGCATAAATTggcaaaattttaattttccactAGATTTGCGTGGATTTTGGTTCGGTTTCTCCGTTTCGTATCTTTTTTCCCGCCGGTGCCCGTTTTGCTTTGATTTTTTACACTCTCCGGCGTATTTGCTAACGGAATGGCCGGGGCAGGCGCAGGACggaggacgaaggacgaaggGCGGTCTGCGATGGCAAAATTTATGACTGCATCTCTTTGAGGTTTTTTATCCTGGATCTGTTTGCCGAGTTGCCTTCGCTTGCTtcatttgcaaaaaaaaactttagtACGTCTTTTCCTTTCCTTGCTTTCCCTTTTTTACTTTCtcctttctatttttaggAGAGTATCCTTTTAGATACCCTACTGGaatcattttttcaaaaactacctacagttGTACTAAaggtttattatatttatacaaCTATTTTATGcagtttattatatttaataatttttaaagggCACCCCAGAGAGGCATAATTTTGTTTGTTGGTTTGTGAGATCCTTGTCATTGTCCTTCCGTCTGCTGGTGATTCCCTTTCTTGCTGCAGCTCCTGCCAGTAGTCCTCTTCCTGGCCGAGTCCTTGTCTGGCAAATCTCAAGGGATATCAGTTACGTGTCCTTGTCCTTGTTCTCACTCTATTCCCTTTTCCATTCCAGACGTATGACGAATAATTcctttttgttgattttttcttacagccaataaaatatagttttaGTGGATAAACTAATCCTTGGACCATGTCTCCTAGGTTGGGGAAGAAGAAATCATTTTCAAGACTTTCCATACCAATTGAATATCGCAGGGCTTTTGAAGTTGTGTGGCAACAATTGTGGCAACAGAGACGCTCCTTCATGGTGACGTGCTCCTCCgcaatttgattaatttccGACTTTTTTGCCAAATGATATGGAAAACCTCCCCACCCTCATGGATTCTGTCGGCGTTTTCAACTTGCCTGTGATTTATGAGTGAGATAAAAAGAAGTCCTTTCTGAGCGCCGAGCACAAAACTTTTCCCTTGCCAAAGATTGAACTAGGACAGGAAAGTATTTTTAGCCAGGCCAAGATAATGacaccaacagcaaaaaataatacaatatatataggAAGTTGGAGGAGCGTTTGAGGGCTTGGAGAGGCACAAACAAATGACtcgtggcaagtggcaagtggcatcCATATGCCAAATGGGCTCATTAGAGAATGCCGGCGaaatcaaattaaatcatGGCCCGTGGCAACGGAAAACGAGACGTCCTGCAAGGACACCGAACAAATCACACACAGCAAAAGGCAATTTAAACCACCACCGGACCATTGGGGTCAAAGAGGACCTCTTTTTAGTGCCCCAAAGGTCATTCACTCGCTTTTAAATGTGTTagcataaaatatattttatttaatgctGTGAGTTGCCTTAATGATATGCTActttattcaaattttcatattttcataAGAGTATTTGGGATTTCGTGATTTGCATATGGGAAGTTGGGGTTTGCGGACTCACAGATTTCCTTTTTAAGCGAAAAGTTATCATTCTTTTAATCCAGAATATGCTAAAAACTGATGCAAAGTTCTTTCAATTTCATTAAACAATGTCCTTGGGGAGGATTTAgggtacatatgtacatatttagGTCACATCATTTACATTCTTAATGTTTAAAAAGTAGTAGGGAGGGATTACTTTCTttacttaaaatttaattgattcaTGAATTGAGTAAAGCTAGTACAATTACTTTGGAATAATGGCAGTTGATGTTTTTGCTTacaattatttcaaaaaaattatctttATAGCCGCAACAAGGACAGAAGGACAGAGGATGTTTTTCAAATCCAATGAGGCATTATAAGGAAAGAAAACATAAtagtaaaatataaattacaaacttttaattttcgttAACAAATGAGTGAAGTATGTTGCTCCTTGATCCATTTGACCCTTTAATCCCTGTCCAGGGAGCGCAGCTGCTCCTCTACAGCATCTCGGCAGGCCTCGTCCAGTTCGGTGGCCTGGATGCACTTCTGAACACCAACGAAGTCCCTCTTGAGGACGGCGAAGGAGCTGGAGTAGAGCATCTTGTCCTTGATGCGAGCCTGCGAAGGACACCACAGCATCAGGAAGAGCTTTTCCTTGAGGCAGGTGGACGAGGTACCCTGGCACTGGTGATGATACGCATAATCGTAGACGGCGAACCGGCATTGATTTTGACCAGGGCGTAGCAAATCGGCCAGGAAGTCCTCGTAGCCTGCCTCCCGCACCCCCAAGCACTCCACCCTGATCTGGCGCTCGTCCTCAATGGAGAGGATAGCGTAACGGTGCTGCTTCAGCTTCCGGATCTGCTCGAACACGTGCCGACACTCGCGGGTCAGGTCTATACCGGAGGCCATGGCTTCTCAGGAGTAAAGGACTAAAGCTCTCGGTCTCTGCACGGACAGGTGTTTTCTAAAAATACTAATAGAAATTTTGATTGCTCTGAAGCTGCCGCAAAATAAAAGCCGAGAATGTCGCAGTCAAAGCCAACTGGGCGATACACAGGAAGAAAAAACCTACTATAATTAGAGTTTTGCTTAGATTTTATGTGAATTTCTAAATGATGATAAGTTATATGAATTTTGTGA contains:
- the LOC6501985 gene encoding cofilin/actin-depolymerizing factor homolog, which gives rise to MASGIDLTRECRHVFEQIRKLKQHRYAILSIEDERQIRVECLGVREAGYEDFLADLLRPGQNQCRFAVYDYAYHHQCQGTSSTCLKEKLFLMLWCPSQARIKDKMLYSSSFAVLKRDFVGVQKCIQATELDEACRDAVEEQLRSLDRD